The Treponema succinifaciens DSM 2489 region AATATCCGCATACAAAAGGCGCGCGTTGTCGCGGTTGTAATTTGACCAACTGTCATTTTTTATCGCCTTTTCAATCAACGGAAGAACCGCAGCTTTTGTTTTTTCCAGGGCATTCTCAGAAACAGCATACAAATACCATAAGTCCGAAATTGAATCATCGTATGCAATTCCAAAGCAAGCCTGGCTTTTTGCAGCTTCCCAGTTTTTTTCAAAAATATAATTTGAAGCAGTTTCCAGACAACGCAACGCAGTCTTTTTATTTGCAAGCTTTGAATTTTCATTTTCAGCAAAAGAAAAATCCAAAAAATTCAAAAAGGCAAAAACAAATAAAATTCTTTTTAAAAGATGCAGCGATTTCAATTTTTTATTCTGTTGCATTTTCATTTTACAATCCAGTTTTTAAAGCCAAAAAGACTTCCCCACACACAGCAAATTTCCTGAGAGGAATTATTTTTTTCTGGGCAGATATTTTGAATCAGTGGAATTGAATCTCTCAACTTTCCAGTTTTCCAATCATCCAAAATTTTTGAAACCTGCCTAAAAGAACCGTCTGCATTTTTCACAAAATCGTCCGGCTGCCTGCTTCTGAATACAAACGGGAACTTCAAATTTTTCAAGCAAATCTCAGACGAATCAGTTCTTAAAAAAATTTCATCATCATGCGAAAAAACTTCAAAAGAAATTTCTCCAGCCTGATAAATTCCATTTTTTTCTATTATAACAAAAAAAACGCTTTCTGTCGCTACTTTTCGTTTCTTTTGAATTAAAAACCTTCCGTTGCAAAATGAAAATTCAAGTCCGCCGCATTCTGAACAGCCGGCATTTTCAAAACATCCAGAAGCCAAACAGGATACAAAAGCGTAAGGAATTCTTTCGGAAGCTTTTACAAAATCTATTCCTTTAAAAATTATTCTGACTTTTATTGCAAGCGGAAGTGAAGAAAATTTTTCAGCATCAAATGAAAACTTCTCATTTTCAAATTTGCAGTCAATCTTTAAAAGTTCATTTTCAGTAAAAAAAGAAAGAGCTTCATTTTCCGCACGGCTTTTTTCAGCCAAAGAAAAAACTGCATTTTGCCAGCCAGAAAATTCATTGTCTAAAAAAGGAACAAGCTTATTTCGGATTCGATTTCTAAAAATTTGATTGTCAAAATTTGTGCGGTCAGTTCTAAAATTTATTTTTTGAAGTTGAAGATATTTTTCAATTTCACTTCTGGAAATATTTAAAAGCGGACGGACAAATTTTTCACGCGTCATTGGAATTCCGCAAAGATTAGCCGAACCTTGCAAAAAACGCATGGCAAGAGTTTCTATCTGATCGTTTTTATTGTGGGCAAGACACACAAAAGAAATTCCTTCAGTTTTTATAAAATCTGAAAATTTTTCATACCGAATTTTTCTAGCGGCATCTTCAACTGAAGTCTTAAGTTTTTTTGCAAGAGAAAAAATTTCACCTGGAGCCACATCATAGCGAACGCATTTTACACCAAGGGAACGGCAAACGGATTCAACATAATCGGCATCATCAGAGCTTTCCTTGCTACTTCTTATATTATGGTTCACGGTAACGGCTTTCAGCTGAATATTTAAGTTTTTTTTCAAAGCGACAAGAAGCGAGACTGAATCGGCACCGCCAGAAACCGCAACTCCGGCGCAAGTGCAAGAATCAAGATTTGTGTTTAGCTCGGAAAGACACAAATTTAAATTTTCTAAAACTCTAGCTTGAAAATCCAAAATAAATTCCATACTCGTAAGACTAAAAAAAACACAACAAAAAATCCCCCTGCAAAACACAGAGGGATTTTATTCAGAAATTAAAAATCTCATAATATGATTTTTAAAAACTGATTATTTTTTTGGAGGTGCAATAGAAACAACGAGAGCCGCAGGATCAGAAAGAACTTCGATTTTATCACCAAGATTAAAATCAGCAATTGTAAATTTCTGTCCAATCTCAAGTTTAGAAACATCTGCTGAAATAAATTCAGGCAAATCCTGTGGAAGAGCCTTTACTTTAATTTCAGGAACGTGCTTAACCATAAATCCGCCTTTAAGAACTCCAGCAGCAGTTCCAGAATAACGAATCTTATAAACAAAAGTAAATTTCTTCTGACCACTTACAATATGAAAATCAGCATGAAGAGATTTGTCAGTTTTAATATCATATTCTGTATCTTTTATAAATGCTTTGTTTTCAACACCATCAATTTTCAAAACGATAAGTGTAGTTTTTGTAATTGATCTCCATGCTTTTGAAAATTCATTGGCATCAATTTCAAGCATAAATGATTCACCTTTTTCATTGTATGCAACTGCCGGAATTTTTCCCTGTGCACGAATTTTTTTTGCATATTTTTTTCCTGATTCCGTGCGTGTAGTTGCATTAATAACAAACTGTTCCATTTTTAGAACTCCTTACAAATTTTAAAATATGTATAAAACTGGGACGGCTGGACTCGAACCAGCGGAATGATGGCACCAAAAGCCATTGTCTTACCACTTGACGACGTCCCAAAATATATGTGGACTAAAAACTTATTCTTCAGAAGAACCAGTTTCTATATGTCCCGCATTATATTCTTCAAGAATTTTGGACTGAATCGCATTGCGAAAGTCCGGGCTGATTGGATGAGCAACATCCTTGTACTCACCATTTGCAGTCTTACGGCTTGGCATTGCAATAAAAAGACCAGAAGATCCTTCGATAATCTTTACATTGTGAACAACAAAGCAGTCGTCAAATGTAACAGTAACATAAGCCTTTAGCTTTCCTTCGCCTTCAACTTTGCGGATCCGAACATCTGTAATCTGCATAACAATCTTCCCTCTTTATAATAAAAATCTATAAAACCGCAGACAAAATGCCTATGATTTTCTTTCATCAAGCTGCAAAACTTGCATTTTATTATATCAGCCGCCTAAACAAAGCGCAAGATTGAATTCTTTTTCAAGAAGAACTTTCGCTTTTAAAGCCGTTTCTTTTTTTTCAAAAATGC contains the following coding sequences:
- the tilS gene encoding tRNA lysidine(34) synthetase TilS, which translates into the protein MEFILDFQARVLENLNLCLSELNTNLDSCTCAGVAVSGGADSVSLLVALKKNLNIQLKAVTVNHNIRSSKESSDDADYVESVCRSLGVKCVRYDVAPGEIFSLAKKLKTSVEDAARKIRYEKFSDFIKTEGISFVCLAHNKNDQIETLAMRFLQGSANLCGIPMTREKFVRPLLNISRSEIEKYLQLQKINFRTDRTNFDNQIFRNRIRNKLVPFLDNEFSGWQNAVFSLAEKSRAENEALSFFTENELLKIDCKFENEKFSFDAEKFSSLPLAIKVRIIFKGIDFVKASERIPYAFVSCLASGCFENAGCSECGGLEFSFCNGRFLIQKKRKVATESVFFVIIEKNGIYQAGEISFEVFSHDDEIFLRTDSSEICLKNLKFPFVFRSRQPDDFVKNADGSFRQVSKILDDWKTGKLRDSIPLIQNICPEKNNSSQEICCVWGSLFGFKNWIVK
- a CDS encoding 50S ribosomal protein L25 → MEQFVINATTRTESGKKYAKKIRAQGKIPAVAYNEKGESFMLEIDANEFSKAWRSITKTTLIVLKIDGVENKAFIKDTEYDIKTDKSLHADFHIVSGQKKFTFVYKIRYSGTAAGVLKGGFMVKHVPEIKVKALPQDLPEFISADVSKLEIGQKFTIADFNLGDKIEVLSDPAALVVSIAPPKK
- the spoVG gene encoding septation regulator SpoVG translates to MQITDVRIRKVEGEGKLKAYVTVTFDDCFVVHNVKIIEGSSGLFIAMPSRKTANGEYKDVAHPISPDFRNAIQSKILEEYNAGHIETGSSEE